In Leptospira levettii, the genomic window TTGAAATGTTCTTAAATGAAGGAACAACAGAATTTAGTATTGTAGACAGAGAAACAGATTTAGCAACCCTTGCTCTCATCCAACTTGGTTTTGATGAAAAAACTGCCACCAAACAAGTAACTGATGCAAAAAAAACAAACCCTGGTTTGTCGGCATCCGATATTGTAAAACAGGTGATCACAGGGACCAAATAAATCAAAACATTCTATGTAAGTACCAATTGTTTCCTGTTTTAATAAAACTCGGGTTGATCAAATAACGTTCTAGTTTGGGATTTGAATCAAATCGAAATTTGAGTTCCACCTCTTCTTTTGATCCAACATAAATATCAATTACCACAGGACCCGCTTGTACAAATACATCACGGATCGTAAGATTCCCTTGGTTTCCTTTTTTTAGGTCTAGTTTTTTCTGATCAAAATAATACAAAGAAAAATATCCATTTGGATCTTTTAAGTCCAATGCCACTTCTTGTTTGGACCAATACCCTTTGGCATCAACAAATAAACCAGTTTCTGCATCAACAAAACCTAATAGGTGAGAAAAATGCCCCTCACATAAGTCAAATAACAACTGCTTTGTTATAAACATTATAAAAGTTGAATCAAATTTAGAAATTCCTTTTCCATACACGACCCCTTGTTTGATAGGGAAAGGACAGTTAATTTTTATGATATTTCGCGATTGAGGGTTTTCTGTTTCAATGTTTGTGTTTTTACTAACACAGGAGGACAAAAATAGGATAAGTAAAACGTGTATATACAAGCAGTGGAAATGTTTGGAGAAAAGAGACCGCATTACATAGTTTTGTTGAGAAGATCCTCAAACAAATCCCCCGAATACATTTCAAGTGCTCCATTACTTGCTGCGATGATTTTTTTACCAGCTTCTGTCACATCAAAATTCCCAATCACAAACCCTTTCGTAGCACCCATATCTTCCATTTGGTTTGTCATCTCTCGTAAAAAAACATCCGATACCTTTGCGTCTTTCCACTTACGCACTCGAAAGAGGGCACGTTTGTTTACATCTTCTTTGGAAGACGCAAGTAAATTGACTCCATCTGCCTCTGGGTTTGCAATTTCCTTAGTGACTCGATAACCAAGGCTCATGACCATACGAGTGGCTTGGTTTTTAAAATTGGTTCCTGGCAAACTAATGAATTTTTCAAATTTATCGAGGCCCAACATATCCAATTTGGATGTGAGTTTTTTTCCATTTTCATCCACCATCCCTTTGATATTAAAAGGTTTGGAAGAACGCATTCCACTTAACTCAAAATAACGTGAGTTAGGAAATAAATTCACAGACAATAAATTTAATTCACGTGTTAGGTCGTATTCATGAGTTAAGGATTCGACAGTACCAGTTCCTCGTTCCAATCGGTATTTTAAATTGGCTAAAGCAACAACGTCTGGATCATCTAATCTTTCTGCTTCGGCTTCAATTAAGTACTCAGCACCTTCTTCGTAACGACCCATGTATGTTGTGATCATCGCAAAATGGATACTACACTCTGTAATTTCACTTTGCCAAGCATTGAGTTTTGCCATTTCCAGACATAACCTTCCATACTTTAAGGCTTCCGGAAAATTTTGCATGAGGATGGCTTCTGTCATCAGGAATTGGAATAAGGTGAATCTCACAAATTCATCTTCGATTTGTTCACTGATGGCGATGGCAGTTTTCACTGCATCTTTGTGTTTGTTTTCTCTGGAAAGGGATAGAGCATATAAAAATCCAGATACTGGAGTCTTTT contains:
- a CDS encoding restriction endonuclease; its protein translation is MAFFIFVGAAVILLGFLLTFVIGQRRDSYAKALSLATLGNFLDARALVREKLEEDHQNPYGHYVMAKIYAMENDPLNEAKHLEIIKKNNRYTKEIDPVTVSNRIAEIYYNKDFFEEAFFHYLDTLQVDRSNPIACIRLGFMALGQKEFKIADHFFARIPEEKVNLTSYYIAKGVISGVTGGGKEREYFEKAYKIEKTPVSGFLYALSLSRENKHKDAVKTAIAISEQIEDEFVRFTLFQFLMTEAILMQNFPEALKYGRLCLEMAKLNAWQSEITECSIHFAMITTYMGRYEEGAEYLIEAEAERLDDPDVVALANLKYRLERGTGTVESLTHEYDLTRELNLLSVNLFPNSRYFELSGMRSSKPFNIKGMVDENGKKLTSKLDMLGLDKFEKFISLPGTNFKNQATRMVMSLGYRVTKEIANPEADGVNLLASSKEDVNKRALFRVRKWKDAKVSDVFLREMTNQMEDMGATKGFVIGNFDVTEAGKKIIAASNGALEMYSGDLFEDLLNKTM